One bacterium genomic window, GCCACGCGCCCAGTGTAGGAGCCCACGCCGGCCTTGCCGCCGAGTTTCTTGAGCGCGCCGCCGACCTTGCCCTCCTTGTAGCCGAACTCGGTGATGGTGGCCTTGACCAGGATGTCGCCGATCTCGAACTTCTGCTGGGCCGCGACACCCGGATTGGCCAGGTCCGACATGCTCAGGTGCTTCTCGGCCAGCAGCTCGTCCAGCGCCGCGCGCTCGAAGACGCGGAACTTGCCGGTCTTGACCAGGGCGGTGATCAGCATGTCCGCCATGCCGGCGCCCGGGCCGGGCCCGTGGTACCAGCGGTGCTCGGACTTGTCCGCGAACTCGCCCACGATGATGCGGAATTTTATACCCGGTGTGTCCTCGGCGCCGGCGAGACCGGCGGCGCCAGCCATAATCCCCAGCAACACGGCTCCCAGCAACAGTCTACGCGATATCCCGACCATGATCGCCTCCCTCGCGGTATCCATGGCAACCCCGATAATGACCGGCCCGACCATATCACGAACCGGCCGGGGCGCAAACCCCGGAACCGTCGCCGACCTGCGCTGAACGAGAATTCATTTATTATGTGACTGTTTTTGTGACTCGCGCCAGGGGACCGCTGTCTAAGGACGGAAACACGCCGGACGGGTCCCACAGGACGCGGAAGAAGGTCGACCCAGTCGAACAGGATTCGGCCATGGCCTACAAGATCGAACGGATCGAGGGCATCGGCCCGGCCCACGCCGGCAGGCTCGCGGCGGCCGGGATCGCCACCACGGAGGATCTGCTGGACCTGTGCGCCGATCCCGTCGGCCGCGCGGATGTCGCCGAGGCCTCGGGCCTCGGCCTCGACAGGATCCTCGCGTGGGCCAACCTGGCGGACCTCATGCGCATAAACGGCATCGGCCCCCAGTTCGCCGAGTTGCTGGAAGCCGCCGGCGTGGACACGGTCATGGAGCTGCGCACCCGCGACGCCGAGACCCTGGCCGCGGCCCTGGAAGCCATCAACGCCGCACGCAAGCTCACGCGCGTGACGCCCACCGCCGCCACCGTCCGCAAATGGGTGGACCTGGCGCGCGCGACGGAGCCCCTGGTCAGGCACTGACCCACCGCCTCGCCCCCTCGCCCGAGGGACGCCCCGGCTGCCGCCGGGGCGTTTTTTCATGTGCGGGGCGGGAGATCAGGGCGCGAACGTACGGAGGAAGCGGGCGACCAGGTTGCCGGTGACGGTCCGGCGGTACGCCACGGTGGAGCGCACGTCGTCGATGGGCGAGACCTCGCGCGCGGCCAGCGCCGCCGCCTCGCGGGCCGTGTCGGCCAGACCCTGGGGGGTGAGCTGACGTCCCTCCAGCCAGGCCATGG contains:
- a CDS encoding DUF4332 domain-containing protein codes for the protein MAYKIERIEGIGPAHAGRLAAAGIATTEDLLDLCADPVGRADVAEASGLGLDRILAWANLADLMRINGIGPQFAELLEAAGVDTVMELRTRDAETLAAALEAINAARKLTRVTPTAATVRKWVDLARATEPLVRH